From the genome of Chiloscyllium plagiosum isolate BGI_BamShark_2017 chromosome 13, ASM401019v2, whole genome shotgun sequence:
AAAACTGGGGTCAGTGAGTATCAGGAGGAAAACTGAGTTATGCTTAGCACAAAAGatgattatggttgttggaggtctgccatctcagctccagggcatcactgcagaaattcctcagaagtgtcctcagcccaaccatcttcagctgcttcatcaatgtgcttccctccatcataagcctAGAAGTTGGGGTGTGTGCAACCATCAGCAAAATGTTCACCactcgtgactcctcagatactgaagcagtccacgttcaaatgcaaaactggacaatatccaagtttgggctgacaagtggcacaaAAGTTACCAGCTCCAATAAGAGAACCTAACCATTGACCTTTCCATTCAAAGGTGGTAGCATCACTGAATCAACATCTCGAGTTGCCATTTGCTATAAATTGAATTGGACTTGCCATGTAAATACTGCAGCACCCTACAGAGCATGTCAATCTAGGAAACCTGCAGTttgtaactcaccacctgactccccaaagcctgtccatcatctacaagtctCAAATGAAACACTCCCCACCTGTCTGGATGAGTACAATTCCATCAGCCTACAAGAAGCATGATGCCAAAGTGTCTTAataggcaccacatccacactCTCCATCGCTGATGCTTTAGTAGCAGCAGTGACATTTataagcactgcagaaattcagtaaTGCTTCTTAGACAATGccttcaaacccatgaccatttccatctggaaggacaagagcagaaaATACACCACCTGCGATTgcatctccaagccactcaccatcctgacttcgaaatatattgctgttcttcacTGCTGGCTCAAAATCATGCTATTCCTTCTCTTAGGGCATTGAGAGTCAACCTACAGCTCATAGgttatagcagttcaagaaagctctCTAGGACAActcgagatgggcaataaattctggctcagccagcaatacccatctCTCAATGAGCTTTTCTAATGTAAAAACGAGATTCACGTCTGGTATTCTGTGGATGACTGGTACTTAACCATATCTGTCTGTCCTGTTAGCTTCAGGGACCTGTGGATATGCTGTCatgctccctctgctcctctttACACTACTTGGTTTTTCTACCATGTTGCATATTCTCTTTGCCATCCCCCAAATGTCTCCCTTCCCTCTTCTCCACACTGAATTCCATTTGACCTGTTCTGCTCACCTGAACAGCTTGTTAACACTATCTTTCCTAGCTTTCTTCTTCAATAATAATGTAATTTTATCTAcaaacttttcatcatttaagatTGACTAACAATTGGTGGTTCACTTCATTTTTATTGTGTCCAATGAATCTTGGAGATGCCAGACACACAAACATCTATCCATCATTTATGCTTAACTTCTCTGCCACTGACCCAATTTCGGTCCAAGTTACTGCCTTCCCTTGGATCCCATGATGTTTTATTTCTGACCAGGAGTGACTTGTCagaagccttgctaaaatctatgtagACTACATCAAAAATGCAGccttcactgaccctccaaaagtcAATCTTCATGCTgccagtcatttttttttgtcttttctaaATGATTATTTCAACTACTTGGCACTTTTTTTCCCCCTGATTTGGCTTCCTGAGGCTAGACTAATTGGCTTGTAATTATTCAacctactcttttttttttgttaagcttATAACAGCAGCCCTCCAGAAATAAAAAGGGGACAGTAAAAGTGCCTGTGAAATCTTTATGTTGAATGACACCGCCTCTAAGATTGCTGACTAGCGTCCATTTCATTTACTGTCAGTGTAAAATGCTGCTGGTTGCTGTATATGAAATTGCTCCTTTTCACCTTTTTGGTGGAGATTATGTAGATGAATATAAAGCAAAGAAAACCTTCTTTGTCCATCCAATCTCCATGAGTACTATTCACTATAGCTTAACAAAGGTAAGGGGTTCTTGTATATTGATCGTAGTTTATTTAACTCTAATCATATAATTAACTATTGTTCCTATTTCATTGATCTCAGAAAACATTTTGAAGAGCATGTGCTTTAGGAAGATGAGACTGTTAAAGGCCTGCTGTATCAGCTGTTTTGTGACTGTGATAACCTTGACTCTGCTGCAAAGAAGCAGCAGAACTAGCCAGGAATTACAGAATATCTCCCAAAGATCCAGATTTACAGAGGACCAATTGGCTTCTACTTTTCTCAACTATTTCACTCCCAAGGGAAACTTCTGGAGTCTTCAAAAATCAGAGATTGCTGCCACTGAAACGTTGATGGTAACagaagcacagaaaaagaccaaaCAGTGGGATGTGAATAGTGTCAACTGCACTCCTAACAACAACTTCACTCATATTGAATGGTTCAAAGGCTTGGAGTCAAACTTCAAGCAATTTTTACAATATAGACACTGCAAGTACTTTCCAATGATTCTTAACCACCCTGAGAAGTGTAGTGGTGATATCTACCTTTTGTTAGTTGTTAAATCCATTATAACTCAGTATGACCGCAGGGATGCCATTAGGAAAACATGGGGCAATGAAACAGTGATGGATGGAAAGCAAGTAAAAATCCTATTCCTTTTAGGGACTTCATCCAATGAAAATGAAAAGTTTCACCATCAAAGACTGCTGGAATATGAGGATATTATTTATGGGGATATACTTCAGTGGAACTTCGTGGACACTTTTTTTAATCTTACCTTGAAAGAGATTAACTTTCTCAAGTGGTTTTCTACATATTGTGAGAACGTGGAGTATATTTTTAAAGGTGATGATGATGTGTTTGTAAGCACTGAGAATATTCTTGAATTTCTTAGTATACCCAAAATCACCAATCTTTTTGTTGGTGATGTTCTGTATATGGCAAAACCAATTcgcaaaaaggaaaataaatattatATTCCAGAAGCTTTGTACAATAAAACATATTATCCACCTTATGCAGGGGGTGGTGGGTTTCTGATGGCTGGATCACTTGCAAGAAGATTGTACAAAGTTTCTGAAAATTTAGAGTTGTACCCCATTGATGATGTTTTCCTGGGGATGTGCCTCGAAGTGCTCAGCATAAATCCCATTAATCATCAAGGCTTTAAGACCTTTGGCAttgtgaaaaacaaaaaaagtaaaatgaaTAAAGAGCCTTGCTTTTATAAAAGCATAATGGTGGTGCACAAACTGCTTCCAGCAGAACTTCTAGAAATGTGGAAAGCTGTTCACAGCAAAATTAGTTGTTCtagaaaaataaaaatttctATAGGTTCACCCCAAAGTTCATATAAGTTTTAATGGGCTGTTGAATGCAAAAGATTAATCTTTCCTATTTTGGAAGAAAGTGGAccgttttaatttattttccattaaccaTCTCCATTTTCATGCTTTCctatttaatttttgtttctaaaTGATGGAAAAATAGTCTCTAAACACTTATTTATCTGTTTATTCTTCAATAGTCTCACTTGAATAGCTGCCAGAATATTTAATCAAACATtttcattaaaatgtatttttaataaaTGTTGTTAGCACTCTAGTGTAAGTGAAAACAATTTGAGAACTTGGTTTGATGGAACAGCAATGCATCTTAGTGTAAGCATGTTTTCTCCTACAATGTAACTGATTGCAGTTTTCATTTGTTTGCTTTACTGAGAAGGGGACTGAAAATGCAAATAACAATtgaagttacaatgtttaaagcaTTGCTCTGAGAAATCAGTTACCCTGCTGTATTCAATTTTGGTTTCTATGGCTTCCACACCTTTCTATATTCTGGGGGAGAAAACTGGTGCATAATCGTTCAGCCACGATCTTGCAGATCATAGTCAGTAttacatctttttaaaatgttgtttcttTAAATTCTGGAGCAGGAGGGAAGCAGTTTCTCTTGTAAAATAAGCATAATCCTAGGTCTGGTAAAGTTATGATTGCACTACAGTTTGGACTTTGCACCTTTGTGTGTAAAAGGTCATTGAGGAGTTTTTGTTTTGAGCCTCTTCTGGAAATTCTTCAGCTATTAAAGGGTCTTTATGCAATTCATGACAAAGTGGACCTTGTGTGAGGCCTTTTCATGATCTCAAC
Proteins encoded in this window:
- the b3gnt7 gene encoding UDP-GlcNAc:betaGal beta-1,3-N-acetylglucosaminyltransferase 7 isoform X1, giving the protein MCFRKMRLLKACCISCFVTVITLTLLQRSSRTSQELQNISQRSRFTEDQLASTFLNYFTPKGNFWSLQKSEIAATETLMVTEAQKKTKQWDVNSVNCTPNNNFTHIEWFKGLESNFKQFLQYRHCKYFPMILNHPEKCSGDIYLLLVVKSIITQYDRRDAIRKTWGNETVMDGKQVKILFLLGTSSNENEKFHHQRLLEYEDIIYGDILQWNFVDTFFNLTLKEINFLKWFSTYCENVEYIFKGDDDVFVSTENILEFLSIPKITNLFVGDVLYMAKPIRKKENKYYIPEALYNKTYYPPYAGGGGFLMAGSLARRLYKVSENLELYPIDDVFLGMCLEVLSINPINHQGFKTFGIVKNKKSKMNKEPCFYKSIMVVHKLLPAELLEMWKAVHSKISCSRKIKISIGSPQSSYKF